From a region of the Hymenobacter jejuensis genome:
- a CDS encoding rhamnogalacturonan acetylesterase, translating to MNFNSAQRYLLAALLLFLIAGFGKPKTRPTLFLIGDSTVRNTNAPQMGWGNVLASYFDTTRLRVQNNAMAGRSTRTFITEGRWDKTVAALKPGDFLIMQFGHNEGSPPDTTKAGRRGVLRGTGAETKNLVWPDGHPETVNTYGWYLRKFIREAKAKGAAPIVASMIPRNEWKDGKVVRASSDFGKWAAEVAQQEGVAFINLNEITALKYDKMGPEAVKAFFPGDHTHTNEAGARLNAESVVDGIRSNRKIGLNKYLLKR from the coding sequence ATGAACTTCAACTCAGCCCAGCGGTATCTGCTGGCCGCCCTCCTACTCTTCCTGATTGCGGGTTTTGGAAAGCCCAAAACGCGGCCCACGCTCTTTCTGATCGGCGACTCGACGGTGCGCAACACCAACGCGCCTCAAATGGGCTGGGGCAATGTACTGGCCAGCTATTTTGACACCACGCGCCTGCGGGTGCAAAACAACGCCATGGCGGGCCGCAGCACGCGCACGTTCATCACGGAAGGCCGTTGGGACAAGACCGTGGCCGCCCTCAAGCCCGGCGATTTTCTCATCATGCAGTTTGGCCACAACGAAGGCAGCCCGCCCGATACGACCAAAGCCGGTCGGCGCGGCGTGCTGCGCGGCACCGGCGCCGAAACGAAGAACCTGGTGTGGCCCGACGGCCATCCCGAAACCGTGAACACGTATGGCTGGTACCTGCGCAAATTCATCCGCGAAGCCAAGGCCAAAGGCGCCGCGCCCATTGTGGCTTCCATGATTCCGCGCAACGAGTGGAAAGACGGCAAAGTCGTGCGGGCCAGCAGCGATTTTGGCAAGTGGGCCGCCGAAGTAGCTCAGCAGGAAGGCGTTGCCTTCATCAATCTTAACGAGATCACGGCTCTTAAATACGACAAAATGGGCCCTGAAGCGGTGAAGGCCTTTTTCCCCGGCGACCACACCCACACCAACGAAGCCGGCGCCCGCCTCAACGCCGAATCGGTAGTAGACGGCATCCGCAGTAACCGGAAAATCGGCTTGAATAAGTACTTACTAAAGCGATAG
- a CDS encoding glycoside hydrolase family 65 protein: MLLPTRTWLKTSFCALLLLCTASLSAQTPDPWHIDADRVDPANYYGVTVANGMIGIVSSPVPFQVKNVVLAGAYDQYGRGRVSNFLNSFNLLNMYLEVDGHRLDAKDARNFRQQLDMQRASLTTTFDYADKATIRYTYYALRHLPFTVLLDVSITAKKDVSLTAASVMEAPDALRDVQNYYNEIDRPHATLSLLTSSAKSPTGKLLLCASTSFLFEEPHGQEPRIIHEMWDNNMHLMKFGKALKAGQTYSYAVAGSSITSAHHADPLNEAERLTIFARLEGRERLLAFHAKAWKELWQSDIQIIGDAQAQQDVHSMLYHLYSFSRAGTDFSPSPMGLSGLGYNGHVFWDTDVWMFPALVVLHPEIAKSLLEYRFQRLEAARRNAFSHGYQGAMFPWESADTGVEETPVWALSGPFEHHISACVALAAWQYYCVTQDKTWLREKGWPILSATADFWASRVERNGPGHYDIKNVVASDEWAENVDNDAFTNAAAQVNLRNAAAAAKLLGLKANPDWVHVAQNIPLLHFPDGVTQEHATYHGEGIKQGDVNLLAYPLGVVTAPAQIKKDLAYYETRVPTEGTPAMTQAIFALLYSRLGDGAKAQHFFQDAYTPNLLPPFRVIAETKGGTNPYFATGAGGVLQAVLMGFGGLDITPTGIVQRKTTLPTGWQSVKITGVGVQRKTYSLTR, from the coding sequence ATGCTACTTCCCACCCGTACCTGGTTGAAAACCAGCTTTTGTGCTCTATTACTGTTGTGTACAGCGTCGCTGTCGGCCCAAACGCCTGACCCTTGGCACATCGACGCCGATCGGGTGGACCCCGCCAATTATTATGGCGTGACCGTGGCCAACGGCATGATTGGCATTGTGTCGTCGCCCGTGCCGTTTCAGGTTAAAAACGTGGTGCTAGCCGGGGCGTACGACCAGTACGGGCGGGGGCGGGTGAGCAACTTTCTCAACAGCTTCAACCTGTTGAACATGTATCTGGAAGTGGATGGCCACCGGCTCGATGCCAAAGACGCCCGCAACTTCCGCCAGCAGCTTGATATGCAGCGCGCTTCGCTGACCACCACCTTCGACTACGCCGACAAAGCCACCATCCGCTACACCTATTACGCGCTGCGCCACCTGCCTTTCACGGTACTGCTCGACGTGTCCATTACGGCCAAAAAGGATGTGTCCCTCACGGCCGCCAGCGTCATGGAAGCGCCTGATGCCCTGCGTGATGTGCAGAACTACTACAACGAAATCGACCGGCCCCACGCTACGCTAAGCCTGCTTACTTCCTCGGCCAAAAGCCCCACGGGCAAGCTGCTGCTGTGCGCGAGCACCAGCTTTTTGTTTGAGGAGCCACACGGTCAGGAGCCGCGCATCATTCATGAGATGTGGGACAACAACATGCACCTCATGAAATTCGGCAAGGCCCTGAAGGCCGGTCAAACATACAGCTACGCCGTGGCTGGCTCATCTATCACGTCGGCCCACCACGCCGACCCACTCAACGAAGCCGAGCGCCTCACCATTTTTGCCCGGCTCGAAGGCCGCGAGCGCCTGCTCGCGTTTCATGCTAAAGCCTGGAAAGAGCTGTGGCAGAGCGATATCCAGATAATCGGCGACGCGCAGGCCCAGCAAGATGTGCACAGCATGCTCTACCACCTCTACAGCTTTTCGCGGGCGGGCACCGATTTTTCGCCGTCGCCCATGGGCCTGTCGGGGCTGGGCTACAACGGCCACGTTTTCTGGGACACCGACGTGTGGATGTTTCCGGCGCTGGTTGTGCTGCACCCCGAAATCGCGAAATCGTTGCTGGAATACCGTTTTCAGCGGCTGGAAGCGGCCCGCCGCAATGCCTTTTCGCACGGGTACCAAGGGGCCATGTTTCCGTGGGAAAGCGCCGATACGGGCGTGGAAGAAACGCCGGTCTGGGCCCTCAGCGGGCCATTTGAGCACCACATTTCGGCTTGCGTAGCCCTGGCCGCCTGGCAATATTACTGCGTAACCCAAGACAAAACCTGGCTGCGCGAGAAAGGCTGGCCCATCTTATCGGCCACTGCCGACTTCTGGGCCAGCCGGGTCGAACGCAACGGCCCCGGCCACTACGACATCAAGAACGTAGTGGCTTCCGACGAGTGGGCCGAAAACGTTGATAATGACGCATTTACCAACGCCGCCGCGCAAGTAAACCTGCGCAACGCCGCCGCCGCTGCCAAGCTGCTGGGGCTAAAAGCCAACCCCGACTGGGTACACGTTGCCCAGAACATTCCCCTGCTGCATTTCCCCGACGGCGTCACCCAGGAGCACGCTACCTACCACGGCGAAGGCATCAAGCAAGGCGACGTCAACCTGCTGGCTTACCCGCTGGGCGTAGTGACGGCGCCGGCCCAAATCAAGAAAGACTTGGCCTATTACGAAACGCGCGTGCCCACCGAAGGCACGCCCGCCATGACGCAGGCCATTTTTGCATTGCTCTATTCGCGGTTGGGCGATGGCGCCAAGGCCCAGCATTTTTTCCAGGATGCGTACACGCCCAATCTGCTGCCGCCCTTCCGCGTGATCGCCGAAACCAAGGGCGGCACCAATCCTTACTTTGCCACGGGCGCGGGCGGCGTCTTGCAGGCCGTGCTCATGGGCTTCGGCGGCCTCGACATCACGCCCACGGGCATCGTGCAGCGCAAAACCACATTGCCCACGGGCTGGCAATCGGTGAAAATCACGGGGGTGGGGGTGCAGCGGAAAACGTATTCGCTAACGCGTTGA
- a CDS encoding glycoside hydrolase family 13 protein, giving the protein MKRCLPLLLALALELLACLPSVAQQATAVVGGANKPEWWKETIVYQIYPRSFQDSNGDGVGDLKGIISRLDYLKSLGVGTVWLNPIYASPNDDNGYDISDYRQIMPEFGTMKDFDALLKGMHDRGIKLVMDLVVNHSSDEHQWFKQSRSSRTNPYRNYYHWWPAEKGKPTPRYSLFDVDNNAWKYDSLTNAYYLHYFSRKQPDLNWENPKLRQEVYSIMRFWLDKGIDGFRMDAFQYVAKDTTFPAFPAGYEQDIVRYYSSGPHLHDYIQEMNREVISKYNVVTISEGAGASPEDAMKFVDPARHELNMAYHFEGMGIGYKHDKDYDYLDPQGYNLLEFKKVYTRWDKAFAEKGWGTIYLGNHDQVRMVSRWGDDRPAFRAPSSKLLTTFLLTMRGTPFYYAGDELGMTNSVFKSITDFRDVAARNQYQHLQQIGADLPTFLTRLAKSSRDNGRTPFQWDATANAGFTTGTPWIGTNPNYLTINKLQEDKDPNSILNYFRKAVALRRQHKVLVYGQYQLLDEANPHIYAYMRTLGKERVLVVLNFSSDKRTWSLPTGLKPAGQPWLNNYPTLQAGSAFALQPWQAVVIGLQ; this is encoded by the coding sequence ATGAAAAGATGCCTACCGTTGCTGTTAGCTCTCGCCTTGGAGCTGTTGGCTTGCCTACCAAGCGTAGCCCAGCAAGCAACGGCTGTTGTTGGAGGTGCGAACAAGCCGGAATGGTGGAAGGAAACAATTGTCTATCAGATATATCCGCGCAGCTTCCAGGACAGCAACGGCGATGGCGTAGGCGATTTGAAGGGCATTATTTCGCGGCTCGATTACCTGAAAAGCCTGGGGGTGGGCACCGTGTGGCTCAATCCCATTTATGCGTCGCCCAACGACGACAACGGCTACGACATCTCCGACTACCGCCAGATCATGCCGGAGTTTGGCACGATGAAGGACTTCGACGCCTTGCTCAAAGGCATGCACGATCGGGGCATCAAGCTGGTGATGGATTTGGTGGTGAACCACAGCAGCGACGAGCACCAGTGGTTTAAGCAATCGCGCAGCTCGCGCACCAACCCCTACCGCAATTATTACCATTGGTGGCCCGCCGAAAAGGGCAAGCCGACGCCCCGCTACAGCCTGTTCGACGTCGACAACAACGCGTGGAAATACGATTCGCTCACCAACGCGTATTACCTGCACTACTTCTCGCGCAAGCAGCCCGACCTGAATTGGGAAAACCCCAAGCTCCGCCAGGAAGTGTACAGCATCATGCGTTTCTGGCTGGACAAGGGCATTGACGGCTTTCGCATGGATGCGTTTCAGTACGTGGCCAAGGACACGACATTTCCGGCCTTTCCAGCCGGTTATGAGCAAGATATCGTCAGGTATTACAGCAGTGGCCCGCACCTGCACGACTACATCCAGGAGATGAACCGCGAGGTCATCAGCAAATACAACGTCGTGACGATTTCGGAAGGCGCGGGCGCCTCGCCCGAAGACGCGATGAAGTTTGTGGACCCCGCCCGCCACGAGCTAAACATGGCCTACCACTTCGAGGGCATGGGCATTGGCTACAAGCACGACAAAGACTACGACTACCTCGACCCGCAAGGGTATAATCTACTGGAATTCAAGAAGGTATATACCCGTTGGGATAAGGCTTTTGCCGAGAAAGGTTGGGGTACCATTTACCTAGGCAACCACGATCAGGTGCGCATGGTATCGCGCTGGGGCGACGACCGGCCCGCCTTCCGGGCGCCGTCGTCGAAGCTATTGACCACGTTTTTGCTCACCATGCGCGGCACGCCTTTCTACTACGCCGGCGACGAATTGGGCATGACCAACAGCGTATTTAAGAGCATTACCGACTTCCGCGACGTGGCTGCCCGCAACCAGTACCAGCACCTGCAACAAATCGGTGCCGACCTGCCCACCTTCCTGACGCGCCTGGCCAAATCGTCGCGGGATAACGGCCGCACGCCTTTTCAGTGGGACGCTACGGCCAATGCCGGCTTCACAACCGGCACCCCCTGGATTGGCACCAATCCTAACTATTTGACTATAAATAAATTACAGGAAGACAAAGATCCCAATTCCATTCTGAACTACTTCCGCAAAGCCGTTGCCCTGCGCCGGCAGCACAAAGTATTGGTGTATGGGCAGTACCAACTCCTCGACGAGGCCAACCCACACATTTACGCCTACATGCGCACGCTGGGCAAGGAGCGGGTGCTGGTGGTGCTCAATTTCTCTTCTGACAAGCGCACCTGGAGCCTACCCACCGGCCTGAAACCCGCCGGGCAACCCTGGCTCAACAATTACCCGACGCTGCAAGCCGGTAGCGCCTTCGCACTTCAGCCCTGGCAGGCGGTAGTCATCGGCCTACAATGA
- a CDS encoding SusC/RagA family TonB-linked outer membrane protein produces MSNNWYKRYESCELPRAAHTDGNRVALLRLFALSMLAILIPLLSMAQANRPISGKVVDAQGNGLPGVTIIVPGTTVGTSSGGDGSFQLQVPESATTLAFSFVGYSSQQVNITGKSTVEVALKEDAQALKEVVVVGYGTARKQDLTGSVSVVGKEDFNKGTYTSPDQLLQGRTSGVQITNNSGQPGGAAAVRIRGISAVTGTGQPLYVVDGVPLDGRTARPGLATAGLGNGADSNPLNFLNPNDIESVTVLKDASATAIYGSRAAYGVVLINTKRGKAGAPQLDFTVSGGVSTLLRRLKVLDASQYRRALTYYDASPSNDLGGDVDALDAILRTGSVQNYNVALSGGNEMGRYRVSLGYLDQKGIVRKTDFKKYSTAVATNFTFLESKKLGIDINLNASQFREQLAPISNNAGFQGSLIGQALQWNPTNPLRLNDTLNILRGSTTVNPLAQSELYDDNSRVTTVLGSVSPYYKFADWLEYRLLYSVNYGTGVRRTSIDSRLNLQDYAGSGFVAVGQNELLTQQVTNTLNFNKKITADLNLNAVLGYEYTKFSNSIVNLNALGPKGGFGKNGLDPTNYLQITNPSARNLYSFTDPNTALQSYFGRAILNYKERYLLTATLRADGSSKFGANNRYGYFPSFSAAWDVSQESFFQVAPISQFKVRVGYGRTGNQEFPAGSSQGQLSFLFNGNGASGQLTNPNPDLKWQSDEQYNAGIDLALFNNRLTLTGDYFRKVTTDLLFPTTAGFPAAPGAVVTWRNLSGQVLNKGVELGLTSTILDQPDGFGLSINGNATFIKNRVSDLLGPIFTGDLNGQGLSGVQVQAITNGYPINAFFVQQFEGIDPTTGQASYADQGRTRYVGNPNPRALLGGGVTARYKKLALVANVTGVSGVDVYNNTFNSVVNVSQIRTGKNIALANFEAPVKEALSNPVAPSSRFIEDASYLKLSNLTLSYSVGDLSKVFKGTNVYITGQNLFVITNYNGFDPEVNTNKGSSTGPSNSATGAPPSSSVPSVGIDYIGYPPARTFTIGLSVSL; encoded by the coding sequence ATGAGTAACAACTGGTACAAACGGTATGAATCGTGTGAGTTGCCACGGGCCGCTCACACTGATGGAAACCGGGTGGCGCTGCTACGGCTCTTCGCGCTTAGCATGCTAGCCATCCTAATTCCGCTCCTGAGTATGGCGCAGGCAAACCGGCCCATCTCCGGCAAAGTGGTTGACGCACAAGGCAATGGATTGCCGGGGGTCACGATTATTGTGCCCGGCACGACAGTCGGCACGAGCTCCGGTGGCGACGGCAGCTTCCAACTGCAAGTGCCGGAGTCGGCCACGACGCTGGCGTTCTCGTTCGTAGGGTACTCTTCTCAGCAGGTCAATATTACGGGCAAATCCACGGTGGAGGTAGCGCTGAAGGAAGACGCCCAAGCCCTGAAGGAAGTAGTAGTGGTCGGTTACGGCACGGCCCGGAAGCAAGATTTGACTGGCTCCGTTTCGGTGGTGGGCAAAGAGGACTTCAACAAGGGCACCTACACCTCGCCCGACCAGCTGTTGCAGGGTCGCACGTCGGGCGTGCAAATTACCAACAACAGCGGACAGCCCGGCGGCGCGGCAGCTGTTCGCATCCGTGGCATCTCGGCCGTAACGGGCACTGGCCAACCGCTGTACGTGGTGGACGGCGTGCCGCTCGATGGCCGCACGGCCCGGCCGGGCCTGGCTACGGCTGGCTTGGGCAACGGCGCCGACAGCAACCCGCTGAATTTCCTGAATCCCAACGACATCGAGTCGGTGACGGTGCTCAAAGATGCATCCGCTACTGCCATCTACGGCTCACGGGCAGCCTATGGCGTGGTGCTCATCAACACCAAGCGCGGAAAAGCAGGTGCCCCGCAGCTGGATTTCACTGTTTCGGGTGGAGTTTCCACCTTGCTACGGCGGCTGAAAGTACTCGACGCCTCCCAGTATCGACGCGCCCTGACCTACTATGATGCCAGTCCTAGCAACGACTTAGGCGGCGACGTAGATGCCCTGGATGCCATTTTGCGCACAGGCTCAGTGCAAAACTACAACGTGGCCCTGAGCGGCGGCAACGAAATGGGCCGCTACCGGGTGTCGCTTGGCTACCTCGATCAGAAAGGGATCGTGCGCAAAACCGACTTCAAGAAGTACAGCACGGCCGTCGCGACCAACTTCACCTTCTTGGAAAGCAAAAAGCTGGGTATTGATATCAACCTTAATGCCAGCCAGTTCCGCGAACAGCTGGCGCCTATCAGCAACAACGCCGGTTTTCAAGGGAGCCTCATTGGTCAGGCACTGCAGTGGAACCCGACTAATCCGTTGCGCCTGAACGACACGCTGAACATCCTGCGGGGCAGCACCACAGTAAACCCCTTAGCGCAGTCGGAATTGTACGACGACAACTCCCGCGTAACTACCGTTTTGGGCAGCGTTTCACCGTATTACAAGTTTGCCGACTGGCTGGAATACCGGCTGCTGTACAGCGTCAATTATGGCACCGGCGTCCGGCGCACCAGCATCGATTCGCGCCTCAACTTACAGGACTACGCCGGCTCCGGCTTTGTCGCCGTGGGGCAGAACGAGCTGTTGACACAACAGGTCACGAATACGCTGAACTTCAACAAAAAAATCACGGCGGACCTGAACCTGAACGCCGTGCTGGGTTACGAGTACACGAAGTTTTCTAACTCCATTGTGAACCTGAACGCCTTGGGGCCTAAGGGCGGCTTTGGCAAAAACGGGCTGGACCCCACGAACTACCTGCAAATCACTAACCCGAGCGCCCGCAACCTTTATTCGTTCACTGACCCGAATACGGCCCTGCAATCGTACTTTGGCCGGGCTATTCTGAACTACAAAGAGCGGTATTTGCTAACGGCCACGCTGCGAGCAGACGGCAGTAGCAAGTTTGGCGCGAATAACCGGTACGGTTACTTTCCCTCCTTCTCCGCAGCTTGGGATGTCAGCCAAGAAAGCTTCTTCCAAGTTGCACCGATTAGTCAATTCAAAGTTCGGGTGGGCTATGGTCGCACGGGCAACCAAGAGTTTCCGGCCGGCTCATCACAGGGCCAGCTTAGTTTCCTCTTCAACGGCAATGGCGCATCGGGCCAGCTTACCAATCCCAACCCCGACCTAAAGTGGCAGTCAGACGAGCAGTATAACGCAGGGATTGACCTAGCTCTGTTTAACAACCGCCTGACCCTCACGGGCGATTACTTTCGAAAAGTTACTACCGACCTGTTATTTCCCACAACTGCTGGCTTCCCAGCTGCGCCGGGCGCGGTGGTGACATGGAGAAACCTTAGCGGCCAGGTTCTGAACAAAGGGGTAGAACTGGGCCTAACATCTACTATTCTGGATCAGCCCGACGGGTTTGGCCTGAGCATCAACGGTAATGCCACCTTTATCAAGAACAGGGTATCGGACTTGTTGGGGCCTATTTTCACCGGCGATCTGAACGGGCAAGGGCTCTCAGGCGTGCAAGTACAGGCGATTACCAACGGTTATCCGATCAACGCCTTTTTCGTGCAGCAGTTTGAAGGCATCGACCCAACCACCGGGCAAGCTTCCTACGCGGATCAGGGGCGGACGCGGTATGTCGGCAACCCCAATCCCCGCGCGTTACTCGGCGGCGGTGTTACGGCACGTTACAAAAAGCTCGCTTTAGTAGCCAACGTAACCGGCGTATCGGGCGTGGATGTGTACAACAACACGTTCAACAGCGTGGTCAATGTAAGTCAAATCAGGACGGGTAAAAACATTGCACTGGCCAACTTCGAAGCACCCGTAAAAGAAGCTTTGAGCAACCCGGTGGCGCCTTCCTCGCGCTTCATTGAAGACGCCAGCTACCTAAAGCTGTCGAACCTAACGCTCTCCTATAGCGTCGGTGACTTGAGCAAGGTGTTCAAGGGTACAAACGTATACATCACCGGCCAAAACCTGTTCGTAATCACCAACTACAATGGTTTTGACCCGGAAGTAAACACCAACAAAGGTTCTAGCACTGGGCCTTCCAACTCCGCCACGGGCGCGCCACCAAGCAGCAGTGTCCCTTCGGTAGGTATCGACTACATCGGTTACCCACCGGCCCGCACGTTCACCATTGGCCTTAGCGTTTCCTTGTAA
- a CDS encoding RagB/SusD family nutrient uptake outer membrane protein, whose protein sequence is MKTKKTLGIAALLALLPLANSCNLDEELNSTAPATGSTSTTANTASLLNGVYIAMRDPFQGAANVFALSEVSTDERIMPTRGPDWDDNGKWRQLHLHTWDANNEQIRNSFNGLGGVVFAATDMLRFNPSPQQDAEARFLRAWANYWTLDMFDQVPYRDPGELVTSNARVRKGTEALDYIISELNAIIPNLADAPKTRATKDAARGLLMKCYLNRGVYANRAAPTFAPADMNLVIQLADQIIAGNRYTFAANYFDNFAPANGTIGTENIFTNENIGGSSSGSMRDLWRFTSHYNMNPSGYNGPAVPAEFYNKFEANDKRRGTAYKYTGQGVNVNPGNRINVGFLVGQQYNLATDAPLETRTRGERLIFTPTVSIIETGSNLESTGIRVFKYAPDVPNDPSALTDNDMVHLRLPDILLMKAEAILRGGTATNAGPYGGTALALVNSIRTHPSRGASALTSLTLDALLDERGRELYLELWRRQDLIRFGKFLAPSDVRTQASASTYLIFPIPNQQLAVNPNITQNPGY, encoded by the coding sequence ATGAAGACGAAAAAAACACTAGGCATCGCCGCTCTTCTGGCGCTGCTACCTCTAGCGAATAGTTGCAACCTAGACGAAGAATTGAATAGCACGGCTCCGGCCACCGGAAGCACCTCCACCACAGCCAATACGGCCAGCTTGCTCAACGGGGTATACATCGCCATGCGCGACCCATTTCAGGGTGCCGCCAACGTGTTTGCCTTATCGGAAGTGTCTACGGACGAACGTATTATGCCTACACGTGGGCCAGACTGGGATGACAATGGCAAGTGGCGTCAATTGCACCTGCACACCTGGGACGCCAACAACGAGCAGATTCGCAACAGCTTCAACGGCTTAGGGGGCGTAGTGTTCGCCGCCACCGACATGCTCCGGTTCAACCCCAGCCCTCAGCAGGATGCGGAAGCGCGCTTCTTGCGAGCCTGGGCCAATTATTGGACCTTGGATATGTTCGACCAGGTACCCTACCGCGACCCGGGTGAGTTGGTAACCTCCAACGCCCGTGTGCGCAAGGGCACAGAGGCTCTGGACTACATCATCAGTGAGCTGAACGCCATCATACCTAACTTGGCCGATGCTCCAAAAACCCGCGCCACGAAGGATGCCGCTCGCGGCCTGTTGATGAAGTGTTACCTGAACCGAGGCGTGTACGCCAACCGCGCAGCACCCACGTTTGCGCCTGCCGACATGAACTTAGTGATTCAATTGGCAGACCAAATTATTGCCGGCAACCGCTACACATTCGCCGCCAACTACTTCGATAATTTCGCGCCGGCTAACGGGACCATCGGCACGGAAAACATCTTCACCAATGAAAATATAGGCGGGTCAAGCAGCGGGTCCATGCGCGACTTGTGGCGGTTTACCTCTCACTACAACATGAACCCCAGCGGCTACAACGGCCCGGCCGTGCCCGCTGAGTTCTACAATAAGTTTGAGGCCAACGACAAGCGGCGGGGTACCGCGTACAAGTACACCGGCCAGGGCGTAAATGTGAACCCCGGCAACCGCATCAATGTGGGCTTCCTAGTGGGACAACAATACAACCTAGCAACCGATGCTCCTCTGGAGACCCGCACGCGTGGTGAGCGGCTGATATTTACGCCTACAGTTAGCATTATCGAAACGGGCAGCAACCTAGAATCAACTGGCATCCGCGTATTTAAATACGCCCCTGATGTGCCCAACGACCCTAGCGCCCTCACCGATAACGACATGGTGCACTTGCGACTGCCCGATATTTTGCTCATGAAGGCCGAAGCTATTCTGCGGGGTGGCACTGCCACCAATGCCGGCCCGTATGGTGGCACCGCGTTGGCTCTGGTCAACTCGATTCGCACCCATCCATCGCGTGGAGCCAGTGCACTGACTTCGCTCACGCTGGATGCCCTGCTTGACGAGCGCGGCCGGGAGTTATATCTGGAGCTATGGCGGCGGCAGGATCTGATTCGGTTCGGCAAATTTTTAGCCCCTTCCGATGTACGAACCCAGGCTAGCGCCAGTACGTACCTGATCTTCCCCATTCCCAATCAGCAGCTGGCCGTTAATCCAAACATTACCCAGAACCCTGGCTACTAG
- a CDS encoding dihydrofolate reductase family protein — translation MPARRKVIVYIATSLDGYIATPEGDLDFLALVEQDGQDYGYADFYQTVDTVILGRKTYDKVLSMDIAFPHSGKKTYVLTRTERPNIGTVRFYTGSLPELVRELQSQTGNNIFVDGGAETVNQLLQENLVDEFYISIIPILLGSGIPLFQQGRPTQLLKLVETTQFEKGLAQLHYIRLE, via the coding sequence ATGCCGGCCCGCAGAAAGGTGATCGTATACATTGCCACAAGCCTCGATGGCTACATTGCTACGCCGGAAGGGGACTTGGACTTTCTGGCCTTGGTGGAGCAAGATGGCCAGGATTATGGCTATGCCGATTTCTACCAAACGGTAGATACCGTTATTCTGGGCCGGAAAACCTACGATAAGGTGCTTTCAATGGACATCGCGTTCCCGCATAGCGGCAAGAAAACCTACGTGCTGACGCGCACGGAAAGGCCCAACATCGGTACCGTCAGGTTCTATACCGGTAGCCTCCCGGAGCTTGTCAGGGAGCTGCAAAGCCAAACCGGCAACAATATTTTTGTCGACGGGGGCGCCGAGACGGTGAACCAGTTGCTGCAGGAAAACCTGGTCGACGAATTCTATATCTCGATCATCCCGATTTTATTGGGCAGCGGCATCCCGTTGTTTCAGCAGGGGCGCCCCACGCAGCTATTGAAGCTGGTCGAAACCACGCAATTTGAAAAGGGCCTCGCGCAACTCCATTACATTCGACTAGAATAA